A region from the Rhodopseudomonas julia genome encodes:
- a CDS encoding transporter substrate-binding domain-containing diguanylate cyclase — MSPRLVGIVRSGVALIVAALIVIASGVPGRAVELSETERQWVAEHPTVTVGVVADNEPYSFFRNGSMMGWTLDVLDRIELEVGLTFVPRMGTWPEIYGNFRAGRLDVIADISLTEARLPFIAFTDPYHQRRTVIFQNVDRPLAQPIDADTLSKKRIGVITDIYFGGALRKAGIEPVEYDTYRDLMAALAFGWVDAVIASEMTGNFFARENGFSNVEAVGPVPLTGVSLEDFRLGVLKAEAEPVGGDAGDAPGGATGNAAEDVAVEAARNRDREMLHEILAKAVAALPTEELAAITERWLSYRSGRVFSAGPLRLLPEEQQFVANAPPLKVGFISDYEPLSFLRDGRGQGFAVDLMHEISAATGLAMIPVYDSAANLFEAFRAGDIDIVSNMSRTAEREDYTLFTREYHRIPNAVFVRSGFGPYRGLESLKGRKVGIGRAIYYEDALKARVADVRTYLTQEEILQALAGGEVDAAIMALSNGRAIIRRLGLINIEIGGEFLMQGVQREDLRFGVSPRYPYARSIIDRAMSAMSATRWNELETRWLGPTVAGMERQRPLLTSEERAYLDQKGVLKVCVDPLTPPYTSVDKAGDFTGVASDVMERLARQGGFSWQVVPVPIWGGGLKKAEDYECDVLPFVTDSAAADDRWTFTLPYLVLPMAVASSLNEPIVSTMNDLAGKRVGIAPGESPVRVLQERYPNVELVEVKSEAEALTGVRRGELDAALGTLPSLGYLLASKRLYDVKVAGRIFEDWRASIATRSDEPMLAAIFAKLVAGLDEQEVQTMLSRQMLVRIDQRVDYSRLLLLGGVALVVLVLVIYWNRKLRRLNAALERANQKLQDVSITDALTGLYNRRHFDARAADEFGLCQRNGWLFSVAMIDVDHFKSVNDARGHLFGDQCLRHIARLAREVFGEDGDILGRYGGEEFIIFTLGGASEDFFERLEALRRRVEKEPFSAGEETWRLTVSLGGFAAIPAPQAKLSDFVREADARLYEAKARGRNRVVGETRAEKAAGAGADATAQGRGEMEEAE, encoded by the coding sequence GTGTCGCCTCGCCTTGTGGGGATTGTTCGCAGCGGCGTCGCCCTGATCGTGGCGGCCCTCATCGTCATCGCCTCCGGCGTGCCTGGCCGCGCCGTCGAATTGAGCGAGACCGAACGGCAATGGGTGGCCGAGCATCCGACCGTCACCGTCGGCGTCGTCGCCGACAACGAGCCCTATTCGTTTTTCCGCAACGGCTCGATGATGGGCTGGACGCTCGATGTCCTCGACCGCATCGAACTTGAAGTCGGCCTCACCTTCGTGCCGCGGATGGGCACCTGGCCGGAGATTTACGGCAATTTCCGCGCCGGCCGGCTCGACGTCATCGCCGATATCTCCCTCACCGAGGCGCGCCTCCCCTTCATCGCTTTCACCGACCCCTATCACCAGCGCCGCACGGTGATCTTCCAGAACGTCGATCGCCCGCTCGCCCAGCCGATCGATGCCGACACTTTGTCGAAGAAGCGCATCGGCGTCATCACCGACATCTATTTCGGCGGCGCCCTGCGCAAGGCCGGCATCGAGCCCGTCGAATACGACACCTACCGCGATCTGATGGCGGCACTCGCCTTCGGCTGGGTCGATGCGGTGATCGCATCGGAGATGACCGGCAATTTCTTCGCCCGCGAGAACGGCTTTTCCAATGTGGAAGCGGTCGGGCCGGTGCCGCTCACCGGCGTGTCGCTTGAAGATTTCCGCCTGGGCGTGCTGAAGGCCGAGGCTGAGCCTGTCGGGGGGGACGCCGGGGACGCGCCAGGGGGCGCGACAGGAAATGCTGCCGAGGACGTGGCGGTGGAGGCGGCGCGCAACCGCGACCGGGAGATGCTGCACGAGATCCTAGCGAAGGCCGTCGCCGCGCTGCCGACGGAAGAGCTCGCCGCCATCACCGAACGTTGGCTCAGCTATCGCAGCGGCCGGGTGTTTTCCGCCGGACCCTTGCGCCTCCTGCCGGAGGAGCAGCAATTCGTGGCCAATGCGCCGCCTTTGAAGGTCGGCTTCATCAGCGATTACGAGCCTTTGAGCTTTCTCCGCGACGGCAGGGGGCAGGGTTTCGCGGTCGATCTGATGCATGAGATCTCCGCCGCGACGGGGCTTGCCATGATCCCCGTCTACGACAGCGCGGCGAACCTTTTCGAGGCGTTTCGGGCCGGCGACATCGACATCGTGAGCAACATGTCGCGCACGGCCGAGCGCGAAGACTACACGCTCTTCACGCGCGAATATCACCGCATCCCGAACGCTGTCTTCGTGCGCTCCGGCTTCGGCCCCTATCGCGGCCTGGAATCGCTGAAGGGCCGCAAGGTCGGCATCGGACGGGCGATCTATTACGAGGATGCGCTGAAGGCGCGCGTCGCGGATGTGCGCACCTATCTCACGCAGGAAGAGATCCTGCAGGCGCTGGCCGGCGGCGAGGTGGACGCGGCCATCATGGCGCTCTCCAACGGCCGTGCCATCATCCGGCGCCTGGGGCTCATCAATATCGAGATCGGCGGCGAATTCTTGATGCAGGGTGTGCAGCGCGAGGATCTGCGCTTCGGCGTGTCGCCCCGCTATCCCTATGCCCGCAGCATCATCGACCGGGCGATGAGCGCCATGTCGGCGACGCGGTGGAACGAGCTCGAAACGCGCTGGCTTGGCCCCACCGTCGCCGGAATGGAGCGCCAGCGCCCGCTTCTGACGAGCGAAGAGCGCGCCTATCTCGATCAGAAGGGTGTCTTGAAGGTCTGCGTCGATCCTCTGACGCCGCCTTATACCTCTGTCGACAAGGCCGGCGATTTCACCGGCGTCGCCTCCGACGTGATGGAGCGGCTGGCGCGGCAGGGCGGCTTTTCCTGGCAGGTCGTGCCGGTGCCGATCTGGGGCGGCGGCCTCAAGAAGGCCGAAGATTACGAATGCGACGTCCTGCCCTTCGTCACCGACAGCGCGGCGGCCGACGACCGCTGGACGTTCACGCTGCCCTATCTCGTTTTGCCGATGGCGGTGGCAAGCTCGCTCAACGAGCCGATCGTCAGCACGATGAACGATCTGGCCGGCAAGCGCGTCGGCATCGCCCCGGGCGAAAGCCCGGTGCGCGTTCTGCAGGAGCGTTATCCGAACGTCGAGCTGGTGGAGGTGAAGAGCGAGGCGGAGGCGTTGACCGGCGTGCGCCGCGGCGAACTCGACGCCGCCCTCGGCACGCTGCCGAGCCTCGGCTATCTCTTGGCCTCCAAGCGGCTTTACGACGTCAAGGTCGCCGGCCGCATCTTTGAGGACTGGCGCGCCTCGATCGCCACCCGCTCCGACGAGCCGATGCTGGCGGCGATTTTTGCAAAACTCGTCGCAGGCCTCGACGAGCAGGAGGTGCAGACGATGCTGAGCCGGCAGATGCTGGTGCGCATCGACCAGCGCGTCGATTACAGCCGCCTGCTTCTCCTCGGTGGCGTGGCGCTCGTCGTCCTCGTTCTCGTCATCTACTGGAACCGCAAGCTGCGGCGCCTCAACGCGGCGCTCGAACGCGCCAACCAGAAGCTGCAGGATGTGTCGATCACCGACGCTTTGACGGGTCTTTACAACCGCCGCCATTTCGACGCGCGCGCCGCCGACGAATTCGGCCTGTGCCAGAGGAATGGCTGGCTGTTTTCGGTGGCGATGATCGACGTCGACCATTTCAAGAGCGTCAACGATGCGCGCGGGCATCTCTTCGGCGACCAATGCCTGCGCCATATCGCGCGCCTGGCGCGCGAGGTCTTCGGCGAGGACGGCGACATTCTCGGCCGCTATGGCGGCGAGGAATTCATCATTTTTACGCTCGGCGGCGCGAGCGAGGATTTCTTCGAGCGCCTGGAGGCTTTGCGCCGGCGGGTGGAGAAGGAGCCGTTTTCCGCCGGCGAGGAGACCTGGCGCCTGACGGTGAGCCTCGGCGGCTTTGCCGCGATCCCCGCGCCGCAGGCCAAGCTCAGCGATTTCGTGCGCGAGGCCGACGCGCGGCTCTACGAGGCGAAAGCCCGCGGCCGCAACCGGGTTGTCGGGGAGACGCGGGCGGAGAAGGCCGCCGGGGCAGGTGCCGATGCGACGGCGCAAGGGCGCGGGGAGATGGAGGAGGCGGAGTAG
- a CDS encoding DUF2252 domain-containing protein gives MAEAKKKQSTDKPATDKADTQTQSADIKPARKASGQRDAFRDLAHRIAEGEQVVPPVLLTGQARREHVRSTLREDHAQRIEQRNHGARAKFDELADDFFKFFRGTALLFYRDLAGQDANMPSVMALGDVHPENFGVMPDENGAPIFGVNDFDETIYAPFTFDIKRGAVGFWIAAREEGGLTRKKRRKVVTKFVKGYLKAMEAYAEHATEKNDDYRMDNSPKVIRRLFKEAWEDRHDWLRDDYLKGSGRGFKASDELQPISGQVTKFQKAVEDLAKSNGIDAPDRAGELKVKDVCVRHGQGTASLGLPRYYVLIEGPSKNATDDIIIEFKRARRSALDGLTPPSEFHAGAKADRIAHGQAVQLAHGDIFYGAVEIDGESFMSRERAPFRDDIDLDELSYGTWKDYAEVCGAALAKAHALSDDLGQIDYDVEPSILAAATPRKLFIADLVRFAEEGADRLQADHQTFREDHALGAFDCIDMVYR, from the coding sequence ATGGCCGAAGCGAAGAAAAAGCAGTCAACAGACAAGCCGGCGACCGACAAGGCGGACACGCAAACCCAATCCGCCGACATCAAGCCCGCCCGCAAGGCGAGCGGCCAGCGCGACGCCTTTCGCGACCTCGCCCACCGCATCGCCGAAGGCGAACAGGTCGTCCCGCCCGTGCTCCTCACCGGCCAGGCGCGGCGCGAGCATGTGCGCTCCACCCTGCGCGAAGACCACGCCCAGCGCATCGAACAGCGCAATCACGGAGCGCGGGCGAAGTTCGACGAGCTCGCCGACGATTTCTTCAAGTTCTTCCGCGGCACGGCGCTTCTCTTCTACCGCGATCTGGCGGGCCAGGATGCCAACATGCCCTCCGTCATGGCGCTCGGCGATGTGCATCCGGAAAATTTTGGCGTCATGCCGGATGAAAACGGCGCGCCCATCTTCGGCGTCAACGATTTCGACGAGACGATCTATGCTCCCTTCACCTTCGACATCAAACGCGGCGCGGTCGGCTTCTGGATCGCCGCGCGCGAGGAAGGCGGCCTCACCCGCAAGAAGCGGCGCAAGGTCGTGACGAAATTCGTCAAAGGCTACCTCAAGGCGATGGAGGCCTATGCCGAGCACGCGACGGAGAAGAACGACGATTACCGCATGGACAATTCGCCGAAAGTCATCCGCCGCCTCTTCAAGGAAGCCTGGGAAGATCGCCACGACTGGCTGCGGGACGATTATCTCAAAGGCTCCGGCCGCGGCTTCAAGGCGAGCGACGAGCTGCAGCCGATCTCGGGCCAGGTGACAAAATTCCAGAAGGCGGTCGAAGACCTCGCCAAGTCGAACGGCATCGACGCGCCCGACCGCGCCGGCGAGCTCAAGGTCAAGGATGTGTGCGTGCGCCACGGCCAGGGCACGGCCTCGCTCGGCCTGCCGCGCTATTACGTCCTCATCGAAGGCCCGTCGAAAAACGCCACCGACGACATCATCATCGAGTTCAAGCGCGCCCGCCGCTCCGCCCTCGACGGGCTCACCCCGCCCTCCGAATTTCATGCCGGCGCCAAGGCCGACCGCATCGCCCACGGTCAGGCCGTGCAGCTCGCCCATGGCGACATCTTTTACGGCGCCGTGGAGATCGACGGCGAAAGCTTCATGAGCCGCGAGCGCGCCCCCTTCCGCGACGACATCGATCTCGACGAATTGAGCTACGGTACCTGGAAGGATTACGCGGAAGTCTGCGGCGCAGCACTCGCCAAGGCGCATGCGCTCTCAGACGATCTCGGCCAGATCGATTATGACGTCGAGCCCTCGATCCTCGCCGCCGCCACACCGCGAAAACTCTTCATCGCCGACCTCGTGCGCTTCGCCGAAGAAGGCGCCGACCGCCTCCAGGCCGATCACCAGACGTTCCGCGAAGACCACGCGCTCGGCGCCTTCGACTGCATCGACATGGTCTATCGGTAA
- a CDS encoding LysR family transcriptional regulator translates to MANPDLNLLRALDALLATGSVTEAAARLGLSVSAMSRNLTRLRKVTGDPLLVRAGSRLVPSPRAVALSAEVPALLAGVESALARDEHGLELKTLSRTFSLRANEGFIHRFAAPLLQRMLSAAPQTRLKLAAKRVKDGTPLREGAADLEIGVLGEFAPEILTRRLFDDEFIAAARPGHALLDAPVTPERFANCLHVVASRRGQTTGPVDEALARLGLVRKVVAVVPGFPDAMEIARRSDVIAQIPRSVLSPDLVGTDLPVSVPGISVSAMWHPRFDVDPEQKWFREMVFETVLKSTGEPS, encoded by the coding sequence ATGGCAAATCCGGATCTCAATCTGCTGCGGGCGCTCGATGCCCTGCTCGCGACCGGCAGCGTGACCGAAGCGGCCGCACGTCTTGGCCTGAGCGTATCGGCGATGAGCCGCAATCTGACGCGATTGCGCAAGGTCACCGGAGACCCGCTGCTCGTGCGCGCCGGATCGCGGCTGGTGCCATCTCCACGTGCCGTCGCCTTGTCCGCCGAAGTGCCCGCACTGCTGGCTGGGGTCGAGAGCGCTCTCGCCCGGGACGAGCATGGTCTTGAGCTTAAGACGCTCAGCCGGACCTTTTCACTCCGCGCCAATGAGGGGTTCATCCACCGGTTTGCCGCGCCCCTGCTCCAAAGGATGCTTTCGGCGGCGCCGCAGACCCGTCTGAAGCTGGCGGCGAAACGGGTGAAGGATGGGACGCCGCTGCGCGAAGGCGCCGCGGATTTGGAAATCGGCGTATTAGGGGAGTTCGCGCCGGAAATCCTGACCCGGCGGCTTTTCGACGACGAGTTCATTGCTGCGGCGCGTCCCGGTCACGCCTTGCTCGACGCGCCGGTCACGCCGGAGCGCTTTGCAAATTGCCTGCATGTCGTCGCGTCCCGACGCGGCCAGACGACCGGGCCGGTGGATGAGGCGTTGGCCCGCCTCGGCCTTGTTCGAAAGGTGGTGGCGGTCGTGCCGGGATTTCCCGACGCGATGGAGATCGCACGCCGGTCCGATGTGATCGCGCAGATCCCCCGTTCCGTCCTGAGCCCCGACCTGGTCGGAACAGATCTCCCGGTTTCGGTGCCGGGCATTTCCGTGTCGGCCATGTGGCATCCGAGGTTCGATGTCGACCCCGAACAGAAATGGTTCCGGGAGATGGTCTTCGAGACGGTGCTGAAATCCACCGGCGAGCCCTCCTGA
- a CDS encoding SDR family oxidoreductase, giving the protein MQRILIIGASRGIGHALSSEFVGRGWHVTGTVRHTAGTPLHALREEHPEAVEIAALDITVPAQILALREELQDRRYDILLVNAGTANANQSETIAETSTEEFIRVMVTNALSPMRVVETLADLTTPEGTISVMSSGQGSIAGNTRGGHEVYRGSKAALNQYMRSYAIRAGNTRPMLLIAPGWIKTELGGAEARYTLAESAPKLVDLLLAQTGRPGLRYEDRDGRTVAW; this is encoded by the coding sequence ATGCAACGCATTCTCATCATCGGCGCGTCCCGCGGGATCGGTCATGCCCTTTCAAGTGAGTTCGTGGGGCGCGGCTGGCATGTGACCGGCACGGTCCGGCACACCGCCGGAACGCCCCTGCACGCGCTGCGCGAAGAGCACCCCGAGGCGGTCGAGATCGCCGCATTGGACATCACCGTGCCCGCACAGATCCTGGCTCTGCGCGAGGAGCTTCAGGACCGGCGCTACGACATCCTGCTCGTGAACGCCGGAACGGCGAACGCCAACCAGAGCGAGACGATCGCCGAGACCTCGACGGAGGAATTCATCCGCGTCATGGTCACCAACGCGCTCAGCCCGATGCGGGTGGTGGAGACCCTCGCCGACCTCACGACCCCCGAAGGGACCATCTCCGTCATGTCCTCGGGACAGGGCAGCATCGCCGGGAACACGCGCGGCGGTCACGAGGTCTATCGCGGCTCGAAGGCAGCGCTGAACCAGTACATGCGCAGCTATGCGATCCGCGCCGGAAATACGCGCCCGATGCTGCTGATCGCGCCCGGCTGGATCAAGACGGAGCTCGGCGGGGCGGAGGCGCGCTACACGCTCGCAGAATCGGCGCCCAAACTCGTTGATCTTCTCCTTGCGCAGACGGGAAGGCC